The following proteins are co-located in the Paenibacillus sp. J23TS9 genome:
- a CDS encoding anti-sigma-F factor Fin family protein yields MAINYICRHCRTPLGSIDSAQVTDAQLGFHSLTAAERRDIIAYDLSGDITVKVICDYCREALEQHPELNLVASPLQ; encoded by the coding sequence ATGGCTATAAATTATATCTGCCGGCATTGCCGCACGCCGCTAGGAAGTATTGATTCCGCCCAGGTGACCGATGCGCAGCTCGGATTCCATTCCTTGACCGCTGCGGAACGTAGAGATATAATAGCGTATGATTTAAGCGGAGATATCACGGTCAAAGTGATTTGCGATTACTGCAGAGAAGCATTGGAGCAACATCCGGAGCTGAATCTTGTGGCAAGTCCGCTTCAATAG
- the mfd gene encoding transcription-repair coupling factor, with the protein MLQALIEAFSKDPDLQSVMAGVKAGMKEQLVSGLSGSARQMMLAALFEEVKRPMLIVTHNMFSAQKIAEDLQEALTPDRVLLYPANELVAAESAVSSPETLAQRIDVLMRCAQGFSGIVVAPFSGVRRFLPTPEVMGGARIRIEDGGTLSVDGFMSQMIEMGYERVERVEGKGEMSLRGGIIDFYPMTSSLAYRVELFDEEVDSIRTFDPADQRSIDKVKEVTITPCKEIIADQHRLVQAAEAAGHLLEEQLDKMADRQAKLRLTEEMNREMELLREHVYFPEIYKYISLLYPERKTLYDYMPKDTVLILDEPARLLETARQLERDESEWNLHLLQNGKTLPQLHLSVENETVLYHRPFQTIFMSIFLRQVPHTQPQNILNFISRGMQDFHGQMNVLKSEMDRWHKTGVRVIMLASGEERLDRMRRVLQDYNIDEPVMLQGNLQTGFEMPSIHLAVITEGEMFSQKQRKIRKLGKNMDNAERIKSYTELKVGDYVVHQNHGIGKYMGIGTLEINGIHKDYMHILYAGGDKLSVPIEQIDLIQKYVGSEDKEPKVYKLGGNEWNKVKSKVRSSVQDIADDLIKLYAERQSTTGFGFEKDTAEQREFEEMFPYDETRDQLRAIEEIKRDMEQNRPMDRLLCGDVGYGKTEVAIRAAFKSAMEGKQVAVLVPTTILAQQHYETFRERFTGYPINIQVLSRFRSRKEQNETTKGIRQGTVDIVIGTHRLLSQDLIFKDLGLLIVDEEQRFGVTHKEKLKKLKTNVDVLTLTATPIPRTLHMSMLGVRDLSVIETPPENRFPVQTYVVEHSQTLVREAIERELARGGQVYYLYNRVQGIQEMASQITALVPDARVGVGHGQMSESELEKTILDFLDGEYDVLVSTSIIETGVDIPNVNTLIVHDADKMGLSQLYQLRGRVGRSNRIAYAYFTYQRDKVLTEVAEKRLQSIKEFTELGSGFKIAMRDLSIRGAGNLLGAEQHGFIASVGFDLYSQMLAEEIKKRKVTMLGEKEEPSKSWNTTIDIGIDAYLPADYIYDSIQKIEIYKKVAVVGNFAEERELEDELLDRFGELPEAVVNLLAVARLKVYGKMYGIDTITKRGDDLVLKFYEGQEKKVSTSKLAQVGNKFERRVQFEQESHMSIRIKGKGLDEGQLLSLLEQFLKAIRELFKSKEELQDVVQ; encoded by the coding sequence TTGTTACAAGCACTTATAGAAGCGTTTTCCAAAGATCCGGATTTGCAATCCGTGATGGCCGGAGTAAAGGCCGGAATGAAAGAGCAGCTGGTATCCGGCTTGTCGGGTTCCGCGCGGCAGATGATGCTGGCGGCGTTGTTTGAAGAAGTAAAGCGGCCGATGCTCATCGTTACCCATAATATGTTTTCCGCACAAAAAATCGCGGAGGATTTACAGGAAGCGCTTACACCGGATCGGGTTCTATTATACCCGGCTAATGAGCTGGTAGCTGCTGAATCAGCCGTGTCCAGTCCTGAAACCCTTGCCCAGCGCATAGACGTGCTGATGAGATGTGCACAGGGTTTTTCGGGTATTGTCGTAGCACCGTTTTCCGGCGTACGGCGGTTTTTACCTACTCCTGAAGTAATGGGAGGTGCTCGGATCCGGATTGAGGACGGTGGAACACTTTCGGTAGATGGGTTCATGTCCCAAATGATTGAAATGGGCTATGAACGAGTGGAACGTGTTGAAGGCAAAGGCGAGATGAGTCTTCGTGGCGGTATCATTGACTTCTATCCAATGACCTCTTCATTGGCATACCGTGTAGAGCTGTTTGATGAAGAGGTGGATTCCATCCGCACCTTTGATCCTGCCGATCAGCGCTCCATTGATAAGGTCAAGGAAGTGACCATTACCCCATGCAAGGAAATCATTGCCGATCAGCATCGGCTGGTGCAGGCCGCAGAGGCTGCCGGGCACTTGCTGGAAGAACAGCTTGATAAAATGGCCGATCGTCAGGCAAAACTGCGCTTAACCGAAGAAATGAACCGGGAAATGGAGCTTCTGCGCGAGCATGTCTATTTTCCTGAAATCTATAAATATATTTCTCTGCTTTATCCGGAGCGCAAAACGCTATATGATTACATGCCGAAGGATACGGTCCTTATTTTGGATGAGCCGGCCCGTCTGCTGGAAACTGCAAGGCAGCTCGAGCGCGATGAGTCGGAGTGGAATCTGCATTTACTTCAAAACGGTAAAACGTTACCGCAGCTGCATCTATCGGTAGAAAATGAAACGGTGCTGTATCACCGTCCTTTCCAGACGATTTTTATGTCTATTTTTCTGCGTCAGGTGCCGCATACCCAACCGCAAAATATCCTGAACTTCATCAGCCGAGGGATGCAGGATTTCCATGGTCAGATGAATGTGCTCAAATCGGAAATGGACCGTTGGCACAAAACCGGTGTTCGGGTGATTATGCTGGCTAGCGGTGAAGAACGGCTTGACCGGATGCGGCGCGTGCTGCAGGACTACAACATTGATGAGCCTGTGATGCTGCAGGGCAATTTACAGACCGGATTTGAGATGCCTTCTATTCATTTGGCTGTGATTACGGAAGGCGAAATGTTCTCGCAGAAGCAGCGTAAAATCCGCAAGCTGGGCAAAAACATGGACAATGCCGAGCGCATCAAGAGTTATACCGAACTGAAGGTTGGAGACTATGTCGTTCACCAGAATCACGGGATCGGTAAATACATGGGGATCGGCACCCTTGAGATCAATGGAATTCACAAAGATTACATGCATATTTTATATGCGGGTGGCGACAAGCTGTCGGTACCTATTGAACAGATTGACCTAATTCAGAAATACGTCGGCTCCGAGGACAAAGAGCCTAAAGTATATAAACTGGGCGGCAATGAGTGGAACAAGGTAAAAAGCAAGGTGCGCTCATCCGTACAGGATATCGCCGATGATCTGATCAAGCTTTATGCAGAGCGCCAGTCGACTACGGGTTTTGGCTTCGAGAAGGATACGGCCGAGCAGCGTGAGTTTGAGGAAATGTTCCCATATGATGAGACGCGGGACCAGCTGCGGGCCATTGAGGAAATTAAGAGGGATATGGAGCAGAACCGTCCGATGGACCGGCTTTTGTGCGGAGATGTGGGTTACGGTAAGACCGAAGTGGCCATACGTGCAGCTTTTAAATCGGCAATGGAGGGCAAGCAGGTTGCCGTGCTGGTTCCAACGACTATTTTAGCCCAGCAGCATTATGAAACATTCCGGGAACGTTTTACGGGGTATCCGATCAACATCCAGGTATTAAGCCGCTTCCGCTCCCGCAAGGAACAGAATGAGACCACCAAGGGCATTCGTCAGGGAACGGTGGATATTGTCATCGGAACGCATCGTCTTTTGTCCCAGGATCTTATCTTTAAAGATTTGGGACTGCTGATCGTGGATGAGGAGCAGCGGTTCGGCGTGACCCATAAGGAAAAGCTGAAGAAGCTGAAAACAAATGTGGATGTACTCACGTTGACAGCGACGCCAATTCCGCGCACGCTGCATATGTCGATGCTGGGTGTGCGTGATTTGTCGGTTATCGAGACACCGCCGGAGAACCGTTTTCCTGTGCAAACTTATGTGGTGGAACACAGTCAAACCCTTGTACGCGAAGCGATTGAGCGTGAACTTGCACGCGGTGGCCAGGTATATTATCTATACAACCGGGTGCAGGGCATACAGGAAATGGCAAGCCAAATCACGGCGCTTGTGCCGGATGCCCGAGTGGGAGTAGGTCATGGGCAAATGTCTGAATCAGAGCTGGAAAAGACCATTCTGGACTTCCTTGATGGTGAATATGATGTGCTCGTCAGTACGAGCATTATCGAGACCGGCGTGGATATTCCTAACGTAAATACGCTCATTGTGCATGATGCCGATAAAATGGGCCTGTCCCAGCTTTATCAGCTTCGCGGTCGTGTAGGCCGGTCCAACCGGATCGCTTACGCCTATTTCACCTACCAACGGGACAAGGTGCTGACCGAGGTAGCCGAAAAGCGGCTGCAATCGATCAAGGAGTTCACGGAGCTTGGATCCGGTTTTAAAATCGCCATGCGTGACCTGTCCATCCGCGGTGCGGGGAATTTGCTTGGCGCGGAGCAGCACGGATTTATCGCTTCGGTCGGCTTTGATCTGTACTCGCAAATGCTCGCTGAAGAGATCAAGAAGCGAAAGGTTACCATGCTTGGGGAGAAGGAAGAGCCGTCGAAGTCATGGAATACCACCATCGATATCGGCATCGATGCGTATCTGCCGGCTGATTATATATATGACAGCATTCAAAAAATCGAAATATACAAAAAGGTCGCCGTAGTCGGCAATTTTGCTGAGGAAAGAGAGCTGGAGGATGAACTGCTCGACCGGTTCGGGGAACTGCCTGAGGCGGTGGTTAATCTGCTCGCGGTGGCTCGCTTGAAGGTATACGGTAAAATGTATGGCATCGACACCATTACCAAGCGCGGGGATGATCTTGTGCTGAAGTTCTATGAGGGTCAGGAGAAAAAGGTCAGCACTTCGAAGCTGGCCCAAGTTGGCAATAAGTTTGAAAGACGTGTACAATTTGAGCAGGAGTCTCATATGTCGATACGCATCAAGGGTAAGGGGCTCGACGAAGGACAGCTGCTTAGTTTGCTGGAGCAATTTCTGAAGGCAATTCGAGAGCTGTTTAAATCGAAGGAGGAACTTCAGGATGTTGTTCAATAA
- a CDS encoding peptidylprolyl isomerase, which yields MLFNKKKAWKGITLTVAAVMAVSMLAACEKKESADKSDSSKVVATYKGGEITEKELESQKKIISFMSPEYAQFINLSDFQDYIVKQKIAFEYLSNKADDASKKEGEKQASQLIDQNKKSMGEEQFKKQLETQKLTEDDLKQYLVQAMTAMTDMTSKVTEDDIKNKYNSTKQDYTVATLHHVLIGLQYGDKKERTKEEALKIARDVKSQLDKGADFAEMAKKYSDDSSTKETGGLYENFTIGQYNINELKEQVLTLPLNKISDPFETTLGYHIVKVDSRKETPYDKLTKEQKDIIKQNLGASKIDNFMQNELKDIIQKIDLPKTTETPAGSTGSDQSKTDDTTGVPYKEEVTKNAGTSGK from the coding sequence ATGTTGTTCAATAAAAAGAAGGCATGGAAGGGCATCACGCTTACGGTAGCCGCGGTTATGGCCGTGTCCATGCTCGCTGCTTGCGAAAAGAAAGAGTCGGCAGACAAGAGTGACTCAAGTAAAGTTGTGGCAACCTATAAAGGCGGGGAAATTACCGAGAAGGAGCTTGAAAGCCAGAAAAAAATTATTTCTTTCATGTCTCCGGAGTATGCCCAGTTCATAAACCTAAGTGATTTTCAGGATTATATTGTGAAGCAAAAAATCGCTTTTGAATATTTGAGCAATAAAGCGGATGACGCCTCGAAAAAAGAAGGCGAGAAGCAGGCAAGCCAGCTGATAGACCAGAACAAGAAGAGCATGGGGGAAGAGCAGTTCAAGAAGCAGCTTGAAACCCAGAAACTGACGGAAGACGATCTCAAGCAGTACCTGGTACAAGCCATGACCGCCATGACGGATATGACCAGCAAGGTAACCGAAGACGATATTAAAAACAAATACAACTCCACTAAACAGGACTACACGGTGGCTACCCTTCATCATGTGCTGATTGGCTTGCAGTATGGGGACAAAAAGGAACGTACCAAGGAAGAAGCGCTCAAGATTGCCAGGGATGTAAAATCCCAGCTGGATAAAGGTGCAGACTTCGCCGAAATGGCCAAGAAATACTCTGATGACAGCTCAACAAAAGAAACCGGCGGATTGTACGAGAACTTTACTATTGGACAGTACAATATCAATGAGCTTAAGGAGCAGGTGTTGACCCTGCCGCTGAATAAAATCAGCGATCCGTTTGAAACCACGCTGGGCTATCATATCGTAAAGGTGGATTCCCGAAAGGAAACGCCGTATGATAAGCTGACCAAGGAGCAGAAGGATATTATCAAGCAGAACCTGGGTGCGTCCAAGATCGACAATTTCATGCAGAACGAGCTGAAGGATATCATCCAAAAAATTGATCTGCCGAAAACAACGGAAACACCAGCTGGAAGCACAGGCTCAGATCAATCCAAGACCGACGATACGACAGGTGTGCCGTACAAAGAGGAAGTAACCAAAAACGCAGGCACTAGCGGTAAATAA
- the spoVT gene encoding stage V sporulation protein T encodes MKATGIVRRIDDLGRVVIPKEIRRTLRIREGDPLEIFVDRDGEVILKKYSPIGELGDFAKEYAESLYEGTGHITIISDRDTFIAVAGGSKKEYLEKQIGAPIESCMDNRKTLLETNGGNYEISKDHQETLSSFVSAPIISGGDPIGTVILLSKDDSVKMAQLEIKMAETAAAFLGKQMEQ; translated from the coding sequence ATGAAAGCTACTGGAATAGTCCGCCGTATTGATGACCTGGGTAGAGTGGTCATCCCTAAAGAAATTAGAAGAACACTGCGAATCCGTGAAGGAGATCCGCTTGAAATTTTTGTTGACCGTGACGGTGAAGTCATTCTGAAAAAATATTCACCAATCGGAGAGCTTGGCGATTTCGCCAAGGAATACGCTGAATCACTTTACGAAGGTACGGGACATATCACCATCATTTCTGATCGAGACACATTTATTGCTGTAGCCGGAGGCTCTAAAAAGGAGTATCTGGAGAAGCAAATAGGCGCACCGATCGAAAGCTGCATGGATAACCGCAAGACGCTACTTGAAACGAACGGCGGTAACTATGAAATCAGTAAGGATCATCAGGAAACATTGTCGTCTTTCGTGTCTGCACCGATCATTTCGGGCGGTGACCCGATTGGAACCGTGATCCTCCTTAGTAAAGATGATTCCGTTAAAATGGCTCAGCTGGAGATCAAAATGGCTGAAACAGCTGCCGCATTTCTCGGCAAACAAATGGAACAGTAA
- a CDS encoding polysaccharide biosynthesis protein, with the protein MKEAGTSSKILQGAFVLSIAMMLSKLIGTLQKIPLQNMGGDVVFGIYNTVYPFYTLMITVALAGFPAAISKFVAEDAAMGGQSQSRRVIRIASVVMALSGIVFGAVIYFGAPLIGMVIDNASVVPALRASAIALLFVPLMSGLRGFFQGHQNMMPTAVSQITEQCVRVAVMIILLVYLTTVGASAEHIAAGALFGSAAGGAAGLVVMGGYWRGYRRGRHSAIRGTASAGEAREIGQKSRSLLWSMLRYAIPICLGALAISLVNLADTFTVPRLLKASGAGEDGAMIQFGIYNRGMPVVQLITMLATSLSVLFIPALAEAKVTGDKQLVADRCRLSLRWFWLVGMAASIGIAVLAMPLNIALYQDGTGTSVIRWIAFTSAGSALSIISAALLQGIGIVKAPALHLLAAAAVKTLLNLLLVPQLGITGAAIASVAAHFLAAALNIALLSRRTGLRIRAGAMLAKPAIIFAGMALAACAAMLAADALLSALGLHARITAAAASLAGAAAGGAVFLAGAVKTGLLSEQELRMLPKIGAPLASLLRRLHLLA; encoded by the coding sequence ATGAAAGAAGCGGGGACATCCTCAAAAATATTGCAAGGGGCGTTCGTGCTGAGCATCGCTATGATGCTCTCAAAGCTCATTGGAACGCTGCAAAAAATACCGCTGCAAAATATGGGCGGCGATGTCGTTTTTGGCATTTATAATACGGTATATCCGTTTTATACCTTAATGATTACGGTGGCACTGGCCGGGTTTCCGGCAGCAATCTCCAAATTTGTTGCCGAGGATGCGGCTATGGGCGGTCAATCACAAAGCCGACGGGTCATCCGCATTGCTTCGGTGGTGATGGCATTGTCGGGTATTGTGTTCGGAGCTGTGATCTATTTTGGGGCTCCGCTGATTGGCATGGTCATCGATAATGCAAGTGTTGTGCCGGCTCTTAGGGCCTCGGCTATTGCTCTGCTATTCGTGCCTTTGATGTCCGGATTAAGAGGTTTTTTTCAGGGGCATCAGAATATGATGCCAACTGCGGTCTCCCAAATTACAGAGCAATGTGTAAGAGTCGCCGTGATGATCATATTGCTTGTCTATCTAACTACGGTTGGCGCATCGGCGGAACACATTGCTGCCGGTGCCCTCTTCGGCTCAGCAGCCGGGGGAGCAGCGGGACTGGTCGTGATGGGTGGTTACTGGCGGGGGTATCGCAGAGGCAGACATTCGGCCATCCGGGGAACTGCCTCAGCGGGAGAAGCTCGTGAGATCGGTCAAAAGAGCAGGAGTTTGCTCTGGAGTATGCTGAGGTATGCGATTCCCATATGTCTGGGAGCGCTGGCCATTTCACTGGTTAACCTGGCAGATACCTTTACCGTGCCGCGTCTACTTAAAGCCAGCGGAGCGGGGGAGGACGGAGCAATGATCCAGTTTGGCATCTACAACCGGGGTATGCCGGTGGTGCAGCTCATTACGATGCTTGCTACATCGCTGTCTGTGCTGTTCATTCCTGCGCTGGCTGAAGCGAAGGTTACGGGGGACAAGCAGCTGGTTGCTGATCGCTGCCGCCTGTCGCTGCGCTGGTTCTGGCTTGTGGGAATGGCCGCATCCATAGGGATCGCTGTATTAGCGATGCCGCTCAATATCGCGCTCTACCAGGATGGAACGGGCACCAGCGTTATCCGCTGGATTGCCTTTACGTCAGCCGGCAGCGCGCTCAGCATTATTTCTGCCGCCCTGCTGCAGGGCATCGGCATTGTGAAGGCACCGGCGCTGCATCTCTTAGCCGCAGCGGCGGTGAAGACGCTTCTGAACCTGCTGCTGGTTCCGCAGCTGGGTATTACCGGCGCGGCCATCGCCAGCGTAGCCGCGCATTTCCTGGCCGCAGCGCTTAATATCGCGCTGCTGTCCCGCCGCACCGGCCTGCGTATCCGCGCAGGTGCCATGCTGGCGAAGCCGGCGATCATATTCGCCGGCATGGCCCTGGCGGCGTGCGCCGCCATGCTCGCTGCAGACGCGCTGCTGTCTGCGCTCGGGCTGCACGCACGCATCACGGCAGCGGCGGCAAGCCTGGCTGGTGCCGCAGCAGGGGGCGCCGTTTTCCTGGCCGGCGCTGTCAAGACCGGTCTGCTCAGCGAGCAGGAGCTCCGCATGCTCCCTAAGATCGGGGCTCCGCTAGCCAGCCTGCTTCGCAGACTTCATCTTCTTGCATAG